In Mycolicibacterium phocaicum, one DNA window encodes the following:
- a CDS encoding 5-formyltetrahydrofolate cyclo-ligase, with protein MTPEGKRELRSAILSRRRALTPEERRADAEALARHAPGLVGPGVVVCAYVPIGTEPGSPAMLDALIDAGARVLLPVTHPDAPLSWGWYRSGHLTKASFGLLEPAMPHLPPDAIRQAGVVLVPALGVDRTGVRLGRGAGFYDRSLSLAAPDALLVAVVYDDDLLPALPAEPHDIAMTHALTPRTGLVTLGV; from the coding sequence GTGACCCCTGAGGGAAAGCGTGAGCTGCGCAGCGCCATCCTGAGTCGACGGCGCGCCCTGACTCCGGAGGAGAGGCGCGCGGACGCCGAAGCGCTGGCACGACATGCACCCGGATTGGTGGGGCCCGGGGTCGTGGTGTGCGCGTACGTCCCGATCGGCACCGAACCGGGTTCTCCGGCGATGCTGGACGCCCTGATCGACGCCGGTGCCCGGGTGTTGTTGCCGGTGACGCACCCCGACGCCCCGCTGAGCTGGGGCTGGTATCGCTCCGGGCATCTCACCAAGGCGTCGTTCGGCCTGCTCGAACCGGCGATGCCGCATCTGCCGCCCGATGCGATCCGGCAGGCCGGTGTGGTGCTGGTCCCTGCGCTCGGCGTCGACCGTACGGGCGTGCGCCTCGGCCGCGGCGCCGGCTTCTACGACCGGTCGCTGTCGCTGGCCGCGCCGGACGCGCTGCTCGTGGCGGTCGTGTACGACGACGATCTGCTGCCGGCGCTACCCGCCGAACCGCACGACATCGCGATGACGCACGCCCTGACCCCGCGGACGGGCCTCGTCACGCTGGGAGTTTGA
- a CDS encoding MspA family porin has protein sequence MKAFSRVLVALVAALSSLFLGAGTSHAGLDNELSLVDGQDRTLTVQQWDTFLNGVFPLDRNRLTREWFHSGRAKYNCAGKGCDEFAGTLELGYQIGFPWSLGVGINFSYTTPNILLDDVNPFPSAWGPLGYQGNGGIITPNLFPGVSISADLGNGPGIQEVATFSVDVSGPAGSVAVSNAHGTVTGAAGGVLLRPFARLIAKTGDSVTTYGEPWNMN, from the coding sequence ATGAAGGCATTCAGTCGAGTGCTGGTAGCACTGGTAGCGGCGCTGTCGTCGCTGTTTCTGGGGGCAGGTACGTCCCATGCGGGTCTGGACAATGAGCTGAGCCTGGTCGACGGTCAGGATCGGACGTTGACGGTGCAGCAGTGGGACACGTTCCTCAATGGTGTTTTTCCGTTGGACCGCAACCGGTTGACGCGTGAGTGGTTCCACTCGGGCCGGGCGAAGTACAACTGCGCCGGCAAGGGCTGCGATGAGTTCGCGGGCACGTTGGAGCTGGGTTACCAGATCGGTTTCCCGTGGTCGCTGGGTGTGGGTATCAACTTCAGCTACACGACCCCGAACATCCTGCTCGACGATGTGAACCCGTTCCCCTCGGCGTGGGGTCCGCTTGGTTATCAGGGCAATGGCGGCATCATCACGCCGAACCTGTTCCCGGGTGTCTCGATCTCCGCTGACCTGGGCAACGGCCCCGGTATCCAGGAAGTTGCGACGTTCTCGGTGGACGTGTCGGGCCCGGCGGGCTCGGTCGCGGTCTCGAACGCGCATGGCACGGTGACCGGCGCGGCCGGTGGCGTGCTGTTGCGTCCCTTCGCTCGCCTGATCGCCAAGACCGGTGACTCGGTGACCACCTACGGCGAACCCTGGAATATGAACTAG
- the glp gene encoding molybdotransferase-like divisome protein Glp, with protein MRSVEDQQARVAAAAVAPRPVRVAIAEAQGLMCAEEVVTERPLPGFDQAAIDGYAVRSVDVMGADSGGDADVTLPVVSTIAAGERTPTRLQPRQAARVQTGAPMPTLADAVLPLRWTDGGESRVRVLRGVRSGAYVRRTGDDVQPGDVAVRAGTIIGPAQVGLLAAVGRERVLVHPRPRLTVISVGGELVDISRTPGNGQVYDVNSYALAAAGRDAGAEVNRVGIVDADPKTLRDVIEGQLSRSEVVVIAGAVGGAAAEGVRAVLAELGEMEVARIAMHPGSVQGFGTLGRDGVPVFLLPANPVSALVVFEVMVRPLIRMSLGKRQPMRRVVPARTLSPISSVVGRKGFLRGQLMRDQDTGEYLVQALGGAPGASHLLATLAEANCLVIVPTEAEQIRTGESVDVAFLAQRG; from the coding sequence GTGCGTTCGGTTGAGGACCAGCAGGCCCGGGTTGCGGCTGCGGCGGTGGCACCGCGGCCGGTGCGGGTGGCGATAGCCGAAGCGCAGGGCCTGATGTGCGCCGAAGAGGTGGTCACCGAACGCCCGCTGCCCGGATTCGATCAAGCCGCCATCGACGGCTATGCCGTGCGCAGCGTCGACGTGATGGGCGCGGATTCCGGCGGCGACGCCGACGTCACGCTGCCCGTGGTCTCGACCATCGCCGCCGGCGAACGCACTCCCACCCGCCTGCAGCCGCGTCAGGCCGCGCGGGTGCAGACCGGTGCGCCGATGCCCACGCTCGCCGACGCGGTGCTGCCGCTGCGCTGGACGGATGGCGGCGAATCGCGCGTGCGGGTCCTGCGCGGGGTGCGGTCCGGCGCCTATGTCCGTCGTACCGGGGACGACGTGCAGCCCGGCGACGTCGCGGTGCGTGCCGGCACCATCATCGGGCCGGCCCAGGTCGGGCTCCTGGCGGCCGTGGGCCGCGAACGCGTGCTGGTCCACCCGCGGCCGCGGCTGACGGTCATCTCCGTCGGCGGCGAGCTGGTCGACATCTCCCGCACGCCCGGCAACGGCCAGGTCTATGACGTCAACTCCTATGCGTTGGCCGCCGCCGGTCGCGACGCCGGCGCCGAGGTGAACCGCGTCGGCATCGTCGACGCCGACCCCAAGACCCTGCGCGATGTGATCGAGGGCCAACTGAGCCGGTCGGAAGTCGTGGTGATCGCGGGCGCTGTCGGCGGTGCGGCGGCCGAGGGTGTGCGCGCGGTGCTCGCCGAGCTGGGGGAGATGGAGGTCGCCCGGATCGCGATGCACCCCGGATCGGTGCAGGGTTTCGGCACGCTCGGGCGTGACGGCGTCCCGGTCTTCCTGCTGCCCGCGAACCCGGTGAGCGCGCTCGTGGTCTTCGAGGTGATGGTCCGTCCGTTGATCCGGATGTCGCTGGGCAAGCGGCAGCCGATGCGGCGCGTGGTGCCGGCCCGGACGTTGTCGCCCATCTCATCGGTGGTGGGGCGCAAGGGATTTCTGCGCGGGCAGCTCATGCGTGATCAGGACACCGGCGAATATCTGGTGCAGGCGCTGGGCGGGGCGCCGGGGGCGTCGCACCTGCTGGCCACCCTCGCCGAGGCGAACTGCCTGGTGATCGTGCCCACCGAGGCCGAGCAGATTCGCACGGGCGAATCGGTCGATGTGGCCTTTCTTGCGCAGCGCGGCTGA
- a CDS encoding UTP--glucose-1-phosphate uridylyltransferase, whose amino-acid sequence MTTQTSVPMPRTAVVPAAGLGTRFLPATKTVPKELLPVVDTPGIELVAAEAADAGGERLVIVTSEGKDGVVAHFVEDLILEGTLEARGKHVMLEKVRRAPALIKVESVVQAEPLGLGHAVSCVEPVLLPDEDAIAVLLPDDLVLPTGVLETMAKVRAKRGGSVLCAIEVPEDEISAYGVFDVETVPDAANPNVLRVKGMVEKPKVEDAPSPFAAAGRYILDRAIFDALRRVQKGVGGEIQLTDAIALLIEDGHPVHVVVHRGSRHDLGNPGGYLKAAVDFALERDDYGPELRRWLVERLGLAER is encoded by the coding sequence ATGACGACACAGACTTCAGTGCCGATGCCGCGTACCGCGGTGGTCCCGGCGGCTGGTCTGGGCACGCGTTTTCTGCCTGCCACCAAGACCGTGCCCAAGGAGTTGCTGCCGGTCGTCGACACCCCCGGCATCGAGCTGGTTGCTGCGGAAGCTGCCGACGCCGGCGGCGAGCGACTGGTCATCGTGACCTCGGAGGGCAAGGACGGCGTCGTTGCGCATTTCGTCGAGGACCTCATCCTCGAAGGAACGCTCGAGGCGCGCGGCAAGCACGTGATGCTCGAGAAGGTGCGGCGTGCACCCGCATTGATCAAGGTGGAGTCGGTCGTGCAGGCCGAGCCGCTGGGCCTGGGCCACGCCGTCAGCTGCGTCGAGCCGGTGCTGCTGCCCGACGAGGACGCCATCGCGGTCCTGCTGCCCGACGATCTGGTGCTGCCGACCGGCGTGCTGGAGACCATGGCGAAGGTACGCGCCAAGCGCGGCGGCTCGGTGTTGTGCGCCATCGAGGTGCCCGAGGACGAGATCAGCGCCTACGGCGTGTTCGACGTCGAGACCGTGCCGGACGCGGCCAACCCGAATGTGCTGCGCGTCAAGGGCATGGTGGAGAAGCCGAAGGTCGAGGACGCTCCGTCGCCGTTCGCCGCGGCCGGCCGGTACATCCTGGACCGCGCGATCTTCGACGCGTTGCGGCGCGTGCAGAAGGGTGTCGGCGGCGAGATCCAGTTGACGGATGCCATCGCGCTCCTCATCGAGGACGGCCACCCCGTACATGTGGTGGTGCACCGCGGGTCCCGACACGACCTGGGAAATCCCGGCGGCTACCTTAAAGCTGCGGTTGACTTTGCGTTGGAACGCGACGACTACGGCCCGGAATTGCGGCGTTGGTTGGTCGAGCGATTGGGTCTTGCCGAGCGCTGA
- a CDS encoding FmdB family zinc ribbon protein, translating to MPTYSYACTECDNRFDAVQAFSDDALTECPKCHGRLRKLFGSVGVVFKGSGFYRTDNRDSKSSSTAAAPAKSESSSSSSDSSSSSSSSSSTKSAAPAAAASN from the coding sequence GTGCCGACCTATTCCTACGCGTGTACCGAGTGCGACAACCGGTTCGACGCGGTGCAGGCATTCAGCGATGACGCGCTGACCGAATGCCCGAAGTGCCACGGCCGGCTGCGCAAGCTGTTCGGTTCCGTCGGCGTGGTCTTCAAGGGCAGCGGCTTCTACCGCACCGACAACCGCGATTCGAAGAGCTCCAGCACCGCAGCCGCTCCCGCAAAGAGCGAGTCGAGCTCCAGCTCGTCGGACTCGTCTTCGTCGTCCTCGTCGAGCAGCAGCACGAAGTCGGCCGCACCGGCCGCCGCCGCGTCCAACTGA
- a CDS encoding MspA family porin, translating to MKAFSRVLVAAVAATSSLFFGAGTSHAGLDNELSLVDGQDRTLTVQQWDTFLNGVFPLDRNRLTREWFHSGRAKYNCAGKGCDEFAGTLELGYQIGFPWSLGVGINFSYTTPNILLDDVNPFLIPMGSFGNGGIITPNLFPGVSISADLGNGPGIQEVATFSVDVSGPAGGVAVSNAHGTVTGAAGGVLLRPFARLIAKTGDSVTTYGEPWNMN from the coding sequence ATGAAGGCATTCAGCCGGGTGCTGGTGGCGGCGGTTGCGGCGACCTCGTCGCTGTTTTTCGGAGCGGGTACGTCCCATGCGGGTCTCGATAATGAGCTGAGTCTGGTCGACGGCCAGGATCGGACGCTGACGGTGCAGCAGTGGGACACGTTCCTCAACGGTGTGTTCCCGTTGGACCGCAACCGGCTGACGCGCGAGTGGTTCCATTCGGGCCGGGCCAAGTACAACTGCGCCGGCAAGGGCTGCGATGAGTTCGCGGGCACGTTGGAGCTGGGTTACCAGATCGGTTTCCCCTGGTCGCTGGGTGTGGGTATCAACTTCAGCTACACGACGCCGAACATCCTGCTCGACGATGTGAACCCGTTCCTCATCCCAATGGGGAGTTTTGGCAATGGCGGCATCATCACGCCGAACCTGTTCCCGGGTGTCTCGATCTCCGCTGACCTGGGCAACGGCCCGGGTATTCAGGAAGTCGCGACGTTCTCGGTGGACGTGTCCGGTCCGGCCGGTGGCGTCGCGGTGTCCAACGCGCACGGCACTGTGACTGGTGCGGCTGGTGGTGTGCTTCTGCGTCCATTCGCCCGCCTGATCGCCAAGACCGGTGATAGCGTCACCACCTACGGAGAACCCTGGAACATGAACTAG
- the mscL gene encoding large-conductance mechanosensitive channel protein MscL, protein MFKGFKAFLMQGNIVDLAVAVVIGAAFTTLVKSFTDQVIQPLISSIGAGGDHSYGVLRIHLLGDNYMDLNAVLSATINFVLVAAVIYFVIVLPYSRFRTVTEEAVKKEVELLTEIRDLLTTNKDTGNNP, encoded by the coding sequence ATGTTCAAGGGCTTCAAGGCGTTTCTCATGCAAGGGAACATCGTCGACCTGGCGGTCGCGGTGGTCATCGGCGCCGCGTTCACCACGCTGGTGAAGTCGTTCACCGACCAGGTGATCCAGCCGCTGATCTCCAGCATCGGCGCCGGCGGCGACCACTCGTACGGTGTGCTGCGCATCCATCTGCTCGGCGACAACTACATGGACCTGAACGCCGTCCTGAGCGCGACCATCAACTTCGTCCTGGTCGCGGCCGTCATCTACTTCGTGATCGTGCTGCCGTACAGCCGGTTCCGCACCGTCACAGAAGAAGCAGTCAAGAAGGAAGTCGAACTGCTGACCGAGATCCGCGATCTGCTCACCACAAACAAGGACACCGGCAACAACCCGTAG
- a CDS encoding GNAT family N-acetyltransferase yields MNLLRSSAMHPGWPLSVGPIRVRAGVVRLRPVRLRDGAVWSRMRLTDRAHLEPWEPVGEVDWTARHAVSSWPALCSGLRSEARRGRMLPYVIELDGEFCGQLTIGNVTHGALRSAWIGYWVARQFTGGGIATAALALGVDHAFGPVGLHRIEATVRPENGPSRSVLARVGFREEGLLQRYLEVDGAWRDHLLVAMTVEEMAQSASSALVREGRATWV; encoded by the coding sequence GTGAACCTGTTGCGTTCGAGTGCGATGCATCCGGGCTGGCCGCTGTCGGTCGGCCCGATCCGCGTGCGCGCCGGAGTGGTGCGATTGCGGCCGGTGCGGTTGCGCGACGGTGCGGTGTGGAGCCGGATGCGGCTGACGGACCGCGCCCACCTGGAGCCCTGGGAGCCGGTCGGTGAGGTGGATTGGACTGCGCGCCACGCTGTTTCGTCTTGGCCGGCGCTGTGTTCGGGGTTGCGGTCGGAAGCCCGGCGCGGCCGCATGCTGCCGTACGTCATCGAGTTGGACGGTGAGTTCTGCGGGCAGTTGACCATCGGCAACGTGACCCACGGGGCGCTGCGGTCGGCGTGGATCGGCTACTGGGTGGCGCGTCAGTTCACCGGCGGCGGGATCGCGACGGCCGCGCTGGCGCTCGGCGTCGACCATGCCTTCGGGCCGGTCGGACTGCACCGGATCGAGGCGACCGTCCGCCCGGAAAACGGTCCGAGTCGGTCGGTCCTGGCGCGGGTGGGGTTCCGCGAGGAGGGGCTGCTGCAGCGGTACCTCGAAGTCGACGGCGCCTGGCGGGACCACCTGCTGGTCGCCATGACCGTCGAAGAGATGGCGCAGTCGGCATCATCGGCGCTGGTCAGGGAGGGCCGAGCCACCTGGGTCTGA
- a CDS encoding SAF domain-containing protein, producing MGDSLDAPLLGRLTQKLRPDWARTTAARRVAAGMLVVLAAVIEFRPDPEDGQVAVVVAKHDLSPGSALTADDVVVESRSAPGIPDGALRESSAVVGSTLAAPARRGEVITDVRILGSRLTVAAAGPDARMVPLHLADAALPDLLRAGDVVDVLAGPENAGTTADQSPAEVIATAARVVLVSERRKSPTSADERVVLVALPRHSANAVAGAALHRTITVTLH from the coding sequence ATGGGGGATTCACTCGACGCGCCGTTGCTCGGCCGACTGACACAGAAGCTGCGGCCCGATTGGGCCAGGACCACCGCCGCGCGCCGCGTCGCCGCGGGAATGCTGGTGGTCCTCGCGGCCGTCATCGAATTTCGCCCCGACCCTGAGGACGGACAGGTCGCCGTCGTCGTCGCCAAGCACGACCTGTCCCCCGGCTCGGCCTTGACGGCCGACGACGTCGTCGTCGAATCCCGTTCCGCGCCAGGCATTCCCGACGGCGCACTGCGCGAATCCAGCGCCGTCGTGGGCTCGACGCTGGCCGCCCCAGCGCGACGCGGCGAGGTCATCACCGACGTGCGGATACTCGGTTCCCGGCTCACCGTCGCCGCCGCCGGGCCCGACGCGCGCATGGTGCCACTGCATCTGGCGGACGCCGCGCTCCCGGACCTGCTGCGCGCAGGCGACGTGGTCGACGTCCTGGCCGGACCGGAGAACGCCGGCACGACAGCCGATCAATCGCCGGCCGAGGTGATCGCCACCGCCGCGCGGGTGGTGCTGGTGTCCGAACGGCGCAAGTCACCGACGAGCGCCGACGAACGCGTCGTACTCGTCGCCCTGCCGCGGCACAGCGCCAACGCCGTCGCCGGCGCGGCTCTGCACCGGACCATCACCGTCACGCTGCACTGA
- a CDS encoding MspA family porin encodes MTAFGRVLVAVLVVVASLFLATGTSQAGVDNELSLVDGQDRTLTVQQCDTFLNGVFPLDRNRLTREWFHSGRAKYNCNGAGCDEFAGALELGYQIGFPWSLGVGINFSYQTPNILLDNVTPATFTGQGFGGIITPNLFPGVSISADLGNGPGIQEVATFSVNVSGPAGSVAVSNAHGTVTGAAGGVMLRPFARLVSETGDSVTTYGEPWNMN; translated from the coding sequence ATGACGGCGTTCGGTCGTGTGTTGGTGGCAGTGCTGGTGGTGGTCGCGTCGTTGTTCCTGGCAACGGGTACGTCGCAGGCCGGTGTGGACAATGAGCTGAGTCTGGTCGACGGCCAGGATCGGACGCTGACGGTGCAGCAATGCGACACGTTCCTCAACGGCGTGTTCCCGCTTGACCGCAACCGGCTGACCCGTGAGTGGTTCCATTCGGGCCGGGCCAAGTACAACTGCAATGGCGCCGGGTGCGACGAGTTCGCCGGGGCGCTGGAGCTGGGTTATCAGATCGGCTTCCCGTGGTCACTGGGTGTCGGCATCAATTTCAGCTACCAGACGCCGAATATCCTGCTGGACAACGTGACTCCGGCGACGTTCACCGGTCAGGGCTTTGGCGGCATCATCACGCCGAACCTGTTCCCGGGTGTGTCGATCTCGGCGGACCTGGGCAACGGCCCGGGTATCCAGGAAGTCGCGACGTTTTCGGTGAACGTATCGGGCCCCGCGGGTTCGGTCGCCGTCTCGAATGCCCACGGGACCGTGACCGGTGCGGCCGGCGGCGTCATGCTCCGGCCCTTCGCACGGTTGGTCTCCGAGACCGGCGATTCGGTGACCACGTACGGCGAACCCTGGAACATGAACTAG